Part of the Streptomyces sp. RFCAC02 genome is shown below.
CGGCCGCACGACGCTGGAGATCCGGCCGGAGCTGCCCGACGGCACGGACGGCCCGTACGCCCTCACGGTCGCGACGAGCGACGGCCCGCTGTACGCGGCACGCGTCCTGACCATGGGGGACGAGGACGCCCCCGAGTTCACCGTGCAGACGCTGACGGACGACCGTTCCACGGTCGCCGTGCCCGACACCGAGGAGGACCTCGCCGTCCTCACCGACTGACCGGGGCGGCGGCCGGCCGCGTCAGTCCTGGCCGTACCTCGGGTCGACGGACTCGGGCGCGAGCCCCAGGAGTTCGGCGGCCTGCTCCACGACGACCTCGTGCACGAGCTGCGCGCACTCGTCCCGGTCACGGCTGCGCAGCTCGACGGGCCGCCGGTAGACGACGATGCGGTCGGGCCGTCCGCCCCGCGCGCGCAGCAGGCCGCCGAGGGGCACGGTGCCGCCCGCCGGGTCGGCGGCGTCGTCCGCCGGCGGCAGCGGCACCTCGAGGACGGCGAAGTCGACGTTGTCCAGCTCGGGCAGCCGCCGCCGCAGCCGCTCCGCCGAGTCGTGCACGAGGGAGTCGAACGTGTCCGCCCGGCTGACCGCGAGCGGCACCTGCGGCGGCGCCAGCGGTCCGCGCATGCCGCGGCCGTGCCGGTCGCGGTGACGGCGCCGGCCGGGCGGAACGGAGCTGGAATCGTCCATCAACGTCCGACCATAGATGACGGGGCGCCAGATGGTGAGCACGCCGTCCCACCGCCCCACCCCGCGGGGACAACCGCGAACCTCCGGACGAATCACCGCACACCCGGCGCCCGTGCGGCGACACGGCGGGGTGACGCTGCCCCGAGTCGTCGCGGCCCGCTCAGGAGTGCGGTACGGTCCAACATCGTGAGTCCCGTCCGCCGCTGTTCGCGCACCGCGTGCGCCCGCCCCGCCGTGGCGACCCTGACGTATGTCTACGCGGACTCCACCGCCGTCCTCGGTCCGCTGGCCACCTACGCCGAGCCGCACTGCTACGACCTGTGCGCCGAGCACTCCGAACGGCTGACGGCGCCGCGCGGCTGGGAGGTCGTCCGGCTCGCCATGGACCCCGCGGCCACCCGGCCGAGCGGCGACGACCTCGAAGCGCTCGCCGACGCCGTCCGCGAGGCCGCCCGCACCCCGCCGCCCCGGCAGGACCCGCCCCCGGGACCGCCGCCGCGCGGCGCGGACCCGGTGGAGGTCGCCCGCCGCGGACACCTGCGCATCCTGCGCTCACCGGACCCGTAAACCCCTCCCGGTACATTGAGCGGCGGAGCGCTCCCGACCGTAGCCACCGTCAGCCAGACAAGGGGTCACCTGTGCCGGACCTGTCACCGATCGTGAAGGCCTACGACGTACGCGGCGAAGTCCCCGCCCAGTGGGACGAGGACCTCGCCGCGCTCTTCGGCGCCGCGTTCGCCGAGATCACCGGCGCCTCCGCCATCGTCATCGGCCACGACATGCGCCCGTCCTCGCCCGGCCTCGCGCGCGCCTTCGGCCGGGGCGCCACCGACCGGGGTGCCGACGTCACCGAGATCGGCCTGTGCTCCACCGACGAGCTGTACTACGCGTCCGGCGCCCTCGGGCTGCCCGGCGCGATGTTCACCGCGAGCCACAACCCCGCCCAGTACAACGGCATCAAGATGTGCCGCGCCGGCGCCGCCCCCATCGGCCAGGACAGCGGCCTCGCCGACATCCGCGAGCTGGTCGAGCGCTGGGCCGACGAGGGCGCCCCGCGGCCCGTCGCGCAGCCGGGCACCATCGGGCAGCGCGACATCCTCGACGACTACGCCGCGCACCTGCGGTCCCTCGTCGATCTCACGGACATCCGCCCGCTCAAGGTCGTCGTGGACGCGGGCAACGGCATGGGCGGCCACACCGTCCCCACCGTCCTCGGCGGTCTCCCGCTCGACGTCGTCCCGATGTACTTCGAGCTGGACGGCACCTTCCCGAACCACGAGGCCAACCCCATCGATCCGGCCAACATCGTGGACCTCCAGGCCAAGGTCCGCGAGACCGGCGCCGACATCGGCCTCGCCTTCGACGGCGACGCCGACCGCTGCTTCGTCGTCGACGAGCGCGGCGAGCCGGTCTCCCCCTCCGCGATCACGGCCCTCGTCGCCTCGCGGGAGCTGGCCAAGGCCCCCGGATCGACCGTCATCCACAACCTCATCACCTCCTGGTCCGTGCCTGAGGTCGTCGAGGAGAGCGGCGGCACGCCCGTCCGCACCCGGGTCGGCCACTCCTTCATCAAGGGCGAGATGGCCCGCACCGGCGCCATCTTCGGCGGCGAGCACTCCGCCCACTACTACTTCCGCGACTTCTGGAACGCCGACACCGGCATGCTCGCGGCCCTCCACGTCCTCGCCGCGCTCGGCGGCCAGGACGGCACCCTCTCCGACCTCGTCTCCGCCTACGACAGGTACGCGGCCTCCGGCGAGATCAACAGCCGGGTCGACGACCAGGCCGGCCGCGCCGCCGCCGTGAAGGCCGCGTTCGCCGACCGCGAGGGCGTCACCCTGGACGAGCTCGACGGCCTCACCGTCACGGCCGACGACTGGTGGTTCAACCTGCGGCCCTCCAACACCGAGCCCCTCCTGCGGCTCAACGTCGAGGCACGCGACGCCGACACCGTCGCCGCCGTCCGCGACGAGGTCCTCGCCATCGTCCGCGCCTGACCCCCGCCCGCACCACCGCCCCGGCTCACCGCGCCGGGGCGGTGCGCCGTTGGGTAGGGTGAACGGCGACATCAGCGACACACCGAACCGCGGGAGACACGCCATGCCGCTCGTCGAGGCCGCCCTGCTGGAGATCCTCGCCTGCCCGGTCTGTCACGCCCCGCTCCGCGAGGAGGGCGAGGAACTGGTCTGCACGGACGAGTCCTGCGCCCTGGCCTACCCCGTCGAGGACGGCATCCCGGTCCTCCTCGCGGACGAGGCCCGCCGCCGCGACTGACCGCGGCACCCCCACCGGACCGTCGCGCCCGGCGCCCGCCGATCGGAGAGACCCCGCGTGATCGACGCCCCGCTGCTCGACGCACCCGACGACCTGGTCCGCGCCGACCCGCACGGCCTGCTCCGCGCGGTCGCCGCGGCCGGCGCCCACGTCCGTACGGCGGCCCGCACCGCCGAGGAGTCCGACCTCGCCCGGCTGCGGCCGGAGGGCCGCCCCGGTACCGTCCTGGTCGCCGGCACGGGCCCCGCCGTGCCCCTCGCCGCCGACCTGCTCGCCGCCCTCGCCGGCGACACCGTCCGCTTCACGCACCTGCGCCCCACCGGGCCGCTGGCCGCCCACGGCGCCCTCACCTGGCCCCTGCCCCGCTGGGCAGGCCCCCTCGACCTGCTGCTCCTGCTCACCGCCGACGGCTCGGAGCCGGGGCTCGCCATGCTCCTGGAGGCGGCGTTCCGGCGCGGCTGCGCCATCGTGGTCGCCGCCCCGGCCGAAAGCCCTCTCGCGCAGACCGCAGCGCACCGCCGCTGCCCCGTCGTCCCCACGGACTCCGCTCCGTCCCACGCCCTGTCCCTGCCGGGACCCGGCGCCCCCGCCGCGGCACCGGGTCCCGCCTGGGCGCTCCTGACCCCGGCGCTCCTGCTCGCCGACCGCCTCGGTCTCCTCCAGCCGCGCCCCGGCTCGGGACCCGACGCCGACCCGCAGGCGGGACCCACGGCCGTCCAGGCGGTCGCCGACCGGCTCGACGCCCTGGCCGAACGCTGCGGCCCCAACGTCCCGGCGGCGGCGAACCCGGCGAAGACCCTCGCCGTCGACCTGGCCGACACGTTCCCCCTGCTGTGGAGCGAGGGGCCGGTCGCCGGCGCCGCCGCCCGGCACGCCGCCGCGACCCTGACCGCCCTCGCCGGCCGCCCGGCCCTCGCCGCCGGGCTGCCCGAGGCCCTCGTCGCGCACCGCGCCCTCCTCGGCGTCAACCTGGCCCCCGCCGACGGCGACCCGGACGACTTCTTCCGCGACCGCGTGGACGAATCCCCGCCGCTCCACGCCCGTGTCGTGCTGCTCCGCGACCCCGCCCGGGCGGGTGAGGAGGGCACCGGCAGCGCCGCCGACACCGCCCGCGACCTCGCCACCGGACTCGGCACCGCCATCGGCGAACCCGCCGTCACCGGGGGCGGCGGCCTCCTCGCGACCGCCGCCGAACTCATCGCCCAGCTCGACTTCGCCGCCGTCTACCTCACCGTCACCGCCCACCGGGGCGGCTGACGGCGGCGGCCCCGCCCGCCCCGCACGGCCGCGGGACACCCGGCACGACGGCGTCCGGCCGACACACAGCAAAGGAAGCACCACCCGATGGACCGCCTCAGCAACACCATCAGGCCCTACGCCTGGGGCTCCACCACCGCCATACCGCGGCTCCTGGGCACCGAGCCCACCGGCGAGCCCCAGGCAGAACTGTGGATGGGCGCCCACCCGGGCGCGCCCTCCCGCGTGGACCGCGGCACGGGTTCCGCCCCGCTGACCGAGGTCATCGCCGCCGACCCGGACCGCGCGCTGGGCGCACCGGCCGTCCGGGCCTTCGGCCCCGCCCTCCCGTTCCTCCTCAAGGTCCTCGCCGCCGACGCGCCGCTCTCCCTCCAGGTCCACCCCGACCGCACGCAGGCGGAGGCCGGATTCGCCGACGAGGAGGCACGGGGCGTCCCCGCCGACGCGCCGGAACGCACCTACAAGGACGCCAACCACAAGCCCGAACTCATCTGCGCCCTCACCCCGTTCGACGGCCTGTGCGGCTTCCGGCCCGCCGCCGTCACCGCGGACCTCATCGACGGGCTCGGCGTGGACTCCCTCAAGCCGTGGGCGGACATCCTGCGCGCCGCGCCCGAGGGCGACGCGCTGCGCGAGGTCCTGACGGCCGTCCTCACCGCCGACCCGGACACCCTGGCCGACACGGTCCACCGCGCCGCCGAGGCCGCCGGCCGCCTCGCGGCAGACGACCCGGACGGCCCGTACGCCGTCTGGGCCGGCATCGCCCGCCACTACCCGGGCGACCCCGGTGTCATCGCCGCCATGCTCCTGAACCACGTCCGCCTGCGCCCGGGACAGGCCCTGTTCCTCGGCGCCGGAGTCCCGCACGCGTACCTCAGCGGCCTCGGCGTCGAGATCATGGCCAACTCCGACAACGTCCTGCGCTGCGGCCTCACCCCGAAGCACATCGACGTCCCCGAGCTGCTGCGCATCGTCCGCTTCGAGGCCACCGACCCGGCCGTCCTCGGTCCCGCTGACGACGACGCCCCCGACCACGACTACACCGTGCCCGTCGACGACTTCCGCCTCTCCCGGCACGTCCTGTCCACCGGCGCCCCGGACCGCGACCTGCCCGCCGGCACGCCGCAGATCCTGCTGTGCACCGCCGGAGAGGTGCACCTGCGCGCCGACGACGGGAGCGGGATCACCCTCGCCCCGGGGCAGTCGGTCTGGGCCGCAGCCGACGAGCGGGTCACGGCCTCGGGGGCCGGGACCCTGTTCCGCGCCACCGTCACCGTCTGACGCCCCCGCCGCCCGCCGGTACGGTCCGCGCACCGGGCCGTACCGGGGGAGGTACGGGCAAACTGGCCGAGAACCGGCGGCGGCTTGAGCCCTCCGGGGTGCCCGGGTGTAGATTCGGCGACGGAGTCACAGTCGATGCTGATGGCAGTCGGGCGGTCATCTGACCGGCCCGGCCGAGGGGAAAGAAGGCCCTCCGACGGACCGCGCAGCACGGACGTGCCCTCGCCGGCGCGCCCGCGCCCGCACCTGTCCGCCATACGCTCACCTCCGAGGAGCAGACGTCATGACGTCGAACGCTTCGGGCGACTTCAAGGTCGCCGACCTCTCCCTCGCCGAGTTCGGCCGCAAGGAGATCACCCTCGCCGAGCACGAGATGCCGGGCCTGATGGCCCTGCGCGAGGAGTACGCCGCGGCCCAGCCGCTCGCCGGCGCCCGGATCACCGGCTCGCTGCACATGACCGTGCAGACGGCCGTCCTCATCGAGACGCTGGTCGCCCTCGGCGCCCGCGTCCGCTGGGCCTCGTGCAACATCTTCTCCACCCAGGACCACGCGGCCGCCGCGATCGCCGCCGCCGGTGTCCCCGTCTTCGCCTGGAAGGGCGAGACGCTGGAGGAGTACTGGTGGTGCACCGAGCAGGCCCTCACCTGGCCGGACGCCCCCAGCGGCGGCCCGACGACGATCCTCGACGACGGCGGTGACGCCACGCTCCTCGTGCACCGGGGCGTCGAGTACGAGAAGGACGGCGCGGTCCCCGACCCCGCCACCGCCGAGAACGACGAGCACCGCGTCATCCTCCAGCTCCTGACGCGCACCCTCGCCGAGGCACCGCAGAAGTGGACCCAGGCCGCCGCCGAGATCCGCGGCGTCACCGAGGAGACCACGACGGGCGTCCACCGCCTGTACGAGATGTTCCGCGAGGGCACCCTGCTGTTCCCCGCGATCAACGTGAACGACTCCGTCACCAAGTCGAAGTTCGACAACAAGTACGGGGTCCGCCACTCCCTCATCGACGGCATCAACCGCGGCACCGACGTCCTCATCGGCGGCAAGACCGCCGTCGTCTGCGGCTACGGCGACGTCGGCAAGGGCTGCGCCGAGTCGCTGCGCGGCCAGG
Proteins encoded:
- a CDS encoding DUF3499 domain-containing protein; this encodes MVSPVRRCSRTACARPAVATLTYVYADSTAVLGPLATYAEPHCYDLCAEHSERLTAPRGWEVVRLAMDPAATRPSGDDLEALADAVREAARTPPPRQDPPPGPPPRGADPVEVARRGHLRILRSPDP
- a CDS encoding Trm112 family protein, with the protein product MPLVEAALLEILACPVCHAPLREEGEELVCTDESCALAYPVEDGIPVLLADEARRRD
- a CDS encoding phosphomannomutase/phosphoglucomutase, with the protein product MPDLSPIVKAYDVRGEVPAQWDEDLAALFGAAFAEITGASAIVIGHDMRPSSPGLARAFGRGATDRGADVTEIGLCSTDELYYASGALGLPGAMFTASHNPAQYNGIKMCRAGAAPIGQDSGLADIRELVERWADEGAPRPVAQPGTIGQRDILDDYAAHLRSLVDLTDIRPLKVVVDAGNGMGGHTVPTVLGGLPLDVVPMYFELDGTFPNHEANPIDPANIVDLQAKVRETGADIGLAFDGDADRCFVVDERGEPVSPSAITALVASRELAKAPGSTVIHNLITSWSVPEVVEESGGTPVRTRVGHSFIKGEMARTGAIFGGEHSAHYYFRDFWNADTGMLAALHVLAALGGQDGTLSDLVSAYDRYAASGEINSRVDDQAGRAAAVKAAFADREGVTLDELDGLTVTADDWWFNLRPSNTEPLLRLNVEARDADTVAAVRDEVLAIVRA
- the ahcY gene encoding adenosylhomocysteinase, yielding MTSNASGDFKVADLSLAEFGRKEITLAEHEMPGLMALREEYAAAQPLAGARITGSLHMTVQTAVLIETLVALGARVRWASCNIFSTQDHAAAAIAAAGVPVFAWKGETLEEYWWCTEQALTWPDAPSGGPTTILDDGGDATLLVHRGVEYEKDGAVPDPATAENDEHRVILQLLTRTLAEAPQKWTQAAAEIRGVTEETTTGVHRLYEMFREGTLLFPAINVNDSVTKSKFDNKYGVRHSLIDGINRGTDVLIGGKTAVVCGYGDVGKGCAESLRGQGARVIVTEVDPICALQAAMDGYQVARLDDVVETADIFVTATGNRDVIMAADMVRMKHQAIVGNIGHFDNEIDMAGLARVTGVVRDEIKPQVHTWTFPDGHSIIVLSEGRLLNLGNATGHPSFVMSNSFANQTIAQIEIFARTGEYPTGVYTLPKHLDEKVARLHLDALDARLTELRPEQAAYIGVPVEGPYKPDHYRY
- a CDS encoding SIS domain-containing protein, translated to MIDAPLLDAPDDLVRADPHGLLRAVAAAGAHVRTAARTAEESDLARLRPEGRPGTVLVAGTGPAVPLAADLLAALAGDTVRFTHLRPTGPLAAHGALTWPLPRWAGPLDLLLLLTADGSEPGLAMLLEAAFRRGCAIVVAAPAESPLAQTAAHRRCPVVPTDSAPSHALSLPGPGAPAAAPGPAWALLTPALLLADRLGLLQPRPGSGPDADPQAGPTAVQAVADRLDALAERCGPNVPAAANPAKTLAVDLADTFPLLWSEGPVAGAAARHAAATLTALAGRPALAAGLPEALVAHRALLGVNLAPADGDPDDFFRDRVDESPPLHARVVLLRDPARAGEEGTGSAADTARDLATGLGTAIGEPAVTGGGGLLATAAELIAQLDFAAVYLTVTAHRGG
- a CDS encoding metallopeptidase family protein; amino-acid sequence: MDDSSSVPPGRRRHRDRHGRGMRGPLAPPQVPLAVSRADTFDSLVHDSAERLRRRLPELDNVDFAVLEVPLPPADDAADPAGGTVPLGGLLRARGGRPDRIVVYRRPVELRSRDRDECAQLVHEVVVEQAAELLGLAPESVDPRYGQD
- the manA gene encoding mannose-6-phosphate isomerase, class I, with the protein product MDRLSNTIRPYAWGSTTAIPRLLGTEPTGEPQAELWMGAHPGAPSRVDRGTGSAPLTEVIAADPDRALGAPAVRAFGPALPFLLKVLAADAPLSLQVHPDRTQAEAGFADEEARGVPADAPERTYKDANHKPELICALTPFDGLCGFRPAAVTADLIDGLGVDSLKPWADILRAAPEGDALREVLTAVLTADPDTLADTVHRAAEAAGRLAADDPDGPYAVWAGIARHYPGDPGVIAAMLLNHVRLRPGQALFLGAGVPHAYLSGLGVEIMANSDNVLRCGLTPKHIDVPELLRIVRFEATDPAVLGPADDDAPDHDYTVPVDDFRLSRHVLSTGAPDRDLPAGTPQILLCTAGEVHLRADDGSGITLAPGQSVWAAADERVTASGAGTLFRATVTV